The window CAAGGTGCTGCTGTCACCGCGGTTGAGCACGTCTTGGGTCCACTCAACGCCCGCTGACCAGCGATCAGTGATGCGCATGTTGGCCAACACGCGACTGCGAAGTGTTTTGCGGCCAGGCTCAAAGATGTCAAAGGTTTCACCGGTGTTCAGGTTGTGGATGCGCATCGACAGGCCCAAGCTGATGTCGCTGTTTTCGATCCACTGGTAACTGAGGCTGGGTTCTTTGCGAAAGCTGTTGAAACGCAACCATTCTTGGCCGTCGCCAATGCCCACTCGCCATCGACCATAACGCAAGCCGAGAACGGGTCTGAGCTTGGCACTGCGCGTGTCTTGGTTGAGGTCATCGGCACGCATGCGAATGCCCAAGGTGTAGTGAAGCTTGCTCTGAGGTTCTTCAGCCACGGTCGTCGCATCGGCAGTTTGCGCCGCGCTGAAAGAAGGCGCGAAGCCCATGCATGCCAGAACGATGGCCACCCCAAACACTGACAAGCCAGACGACCGACTTGATGTGAGCAGGGGTGATATCCATGCGCGCATTTGAAACTTAATCGCGCGTAACGCGCAGCAACTCTTCGGGCTTGGTGATGCCCAATTGAACCAAGCGTTCGCCGTCTTCGCGCATCAACACCATGCCGCCTGCCACGGCCGCATCGCGGAGGCTGGCTTCGGATTGCTTGGCGTGAATTTGCGCACGCAGTGCATCGTCGGTCACCAGCAATTCAAAAATACCGGTGCGGCCGGCATAGCCGGTTTGACCGCAGTGCGTGCAGCCTGAGCCTTGGCAGTGGGTGCACACCTTGCGCACCAAACGCTGTGCCAACACGCCCAGCAAAGACGAGCTGAGCAAGAAGGGTTCAATGCCCATGTCGGTGAGGCGGGTGACGGCACTGGCTGCATCGTTGGTGTGCAAGGTGGCCAATACCAAATGGCCTGTCATGGAGGCTTGAATGGCGATTTGCGCAGTTTCAAAATCGCGAATCTCACCAATCATGATGACGTCGGGGTCTTGGCGAAGAATGGCGCGCAAGGCCTTGGCAAAGGTCAAATCAATTTTGGCATTCACTTGTGTTTGACCGACGCCAGCCAACTCGTACTCAATGGGGTCTTCCACCGTCATGATGTTGCTGCCTGCCGCATCGAGGCTTTGCAGGGCTGCGTAAAGCGTGGTGGTTTTGCCTGAGCCGGTGGGACCCGTGACCAAAATCAAGCCATGCGGCTGTGTCACCAACTGCTGGAAACGTTCTAAGGTGCGGCCTTGCATGCCCACAGAAGCCAAACTCAGACGTGTTTCCGATTTGTCGAGCAAACGCAGCACGGCGCGTTCGCCATGCGCGCTGGGGAGCGTAGAGACTCGGACATCGACTGCGCGTGAGCCTAAGCGCAAACTGATGCGGCCATCTTGCGGCAAACGTTTTTCTGCAATGTCGAGTTCGGCCATGATTTTCAAACGAGAAATCAGGGCGGCGTGCAAGGCGCGATTGGGTTGCACCACTTCACGCAAGTTGCCATCGACCCGAAAGCGAACACTGGAGTGACGCTCGTAAGGCTCGATGTGAATGTCGCTGGCGCCGTCGCGTGCAGCTTGCGTTAAGAGTGCGTTCAGCATGCGAATGATGGGCGCGTCGTCGCTGGTCTCTAGCAAGTCTTCAACAGCGGGCAGCTCTTGCATCATGCGCGACAAGTCGGCTTCAGATTCCACTTCGCTCACCACAGCCGCAGCGCTAGATTCACCTGGGCCATATTGCGTGGTGTAAGCCTGGCTGATGCGTTGCTTCAATGCCGAGGTGTCTTCACGCGCAATTTCTAAACTTGCGTTGTCGTTGCCCCATTTGCGCATCACCTCAGAGATGGCGTTGGCCGCACTGTCTGGGCAAAGCCACAAACTGAGGCGCGTCCCGTCATCCTCCAACAGCAGTTGGTGGCTGCGCGCAAATGCGTAGGGCAGAGGGTATTTGTTCGCCATCTGGATGCTTAGGGTTTGCGCGTTGCTTCGGGCAAGACCGGTGCGCCCATGGCGGGAAGACCGGTGCTGGTGCCTGGCTGAGCCTCGATTTGCGTGCCTCTCATTTGCTCATAGCGGTTCAAGGACAAGCCTTCGGTGGCTGCACCATCACGCACCACCACGGGTCTTAAGAACACCATCAGGTTGGTCTTTTTGCGGCTGCGTGATTCGGCGCGGAACAGGTTGCCAAACAAAGGCACATCACCCAAGCCGGGCACGCGCTCTTGGCTGTTGCCATAGTCGTCTTGCAACAAACCACCCAGAACCACAATGGCACCATCTTCAACCAACACGCTGGATTCAATGGAGCGCTTATTGGTGATCAAGCCAGTGGCTGAGTTGATCGAGGCAGGGTCGAGGCGACTCACCTCTTGGTAGATTTGCAATTTGACGGTGCCGTTTTCGCTGATTTGCGGTCTAACGCGCAAGGTCAAACCCACATCTTTGCGCTCAATGGTTTGGAACGGATTGACCGAGCCTGCGTTGGTGTTGTTGTTGGTGTATTGGCCTGTGACAAAGGGCACGTTCTGACCAATCACAATTTTGGCTTCTTCGTTGTCCAAGGTAAGCAGATTTGGCGTTGAAAGCACATTGCCATCACCCGTGGTTTGCAAGAAGCGCGCTAAGAACCCCA is drawn from Limnohabitans sp. 103DPR2 and contains these coding sequences:
- a CDS encoding MipA/OmpV family protein; translation: MRAWISPLLTSSRSSGLSVFGVAIVLACMGFAPSFSAAQTADATTVAEEPQSKLHYTLGIRMRADDLNQDTRSAKLRPVLGLRYGRWRVGIGDGQEWLRFNSFRKEPSLSYQWIENSDISLGLSMRIHNLNTGETFDIFEPGRKTLRSRVLANMRITDRWSAGVEWTQDVLNRGDSSTLALGVSYAWPLSQHSELSLNSGITWAPAEHWRTAAHMNRIGAGELTTGIGSVGSGLSYKHSLSKRWAWYSTLGINKAVGQVAKLSGPDSLVNGQIGLLYFDR
- a CDS encoding GspE/PulE family protein, with the translated sequence MANKYPLPYAFARSHQLLLEDDGTRLSLWLCPDSAANAISEVMRKWGNDNASLEIAREDTSALKQRISQAYTTQYGPGESSAAAVVSEVESEADLSRMMQELPAVEDLLETSDDAPIIRMLNALLTQAARDGASDIHIEPYERHSSVRFRVDGNLREVVQPNRALHAALISRLKIMAELDIAEKRLPQDGRISLRLGSRAVDVRVSTLPSAHGERAVLRLLDKSETRLSLASVGMQGRTLERFQQLVTQPHGLILVTGPTGSGKTTTLYAALQSLDAAGSNIMTVEDPIEYELAGVGQTQVNAKIDLTFAKALRAILRQDPDVIMIGEIRDFETAQIAIQASMTGHLVLATLHTNDAASAVTRLTDMGIEPFLLSSSLLGVLAQRLVRKVCTHCQGSGCTHCGQTGYAGRTGIFELLVTDDALRAQIHAKQSEASLRDAAVAGGMVLMREDGERLVQLGITKPEELLRVTRD